The genomic interval CGCGGCCCAACCGCTTCCCGTGCCCGGAGTGCGGCAAGGGCTTCGCCTGCCCCTCCCACCTGCAGCGCCACCTGCGCACCCACACCGGCGAGCGGCCCTTCGAGTGCTTCGCCTGCGGCAAGACCTTCGCCACCCTCAGCCACCTGGCGCTGCACCGGCCGCGGCACGCCACCCACCGGCCCTTCGAGTGCGCCGTCTGCGGCCGCTGCTACCCTAGCTACCCGGAGCTGAGCGCCCACCAGCGCTTCCACACCGGGCGCCGGCCCTTCCCCTGCCAGCTCTGCGCCAAGCGCTTCTACACCTCCAGCGAGCTGCGGGTGCACCAGCAGTGGCACACCGGCGAGCGGCCGCACGCCTGCTCCAGCTGCGGCAAGCGCTTCGGCCGCCTGGGCCACTTGCTGGAGCACCAGCGCATCCACACCGGCGAGAAGCCCTTCCAGTGCCCGCTGTGCGGCAAGCGCTTCCACTCCTCCAGCAACCTGACCCGGCACCGGCGCTTCCACAGCGGCGAGCGGCCCTTCGCCTGCGGGCAGTGTGGCAAGAGCTTCTACACCTCAGGCGACCTGCGGCGCCACCAGCAGACCCACAGCGGGGTGCGGCCCTTCTGCTGCACCACCTGCGGGCGTGCCTTCTACCGCTCGGGGGACCTGGTCAAGCACCAGCGCACCCACACCGGGGAGAAGCCGCACGGCTGCCCGGTCTGCGACAAGCGGTTCTACACGGGCAGCGAGCTGAAGATCCACGGCCGCTTCCACACCGGGGAGCGCCCGCACGGCTGCCCGGTCTGCGAGAAGCGCTTCTACACTTCCAGCGAGCTGCGCATCCACGGCCGCACCCACACGGGGGAGCGGCCCTTCCGCTGCGCCAACTGCCCCAAAGCCTTCTACCGCTCCAGCGACCTGGCCAAGCACCAGCGCACCCACACCGGCATCAAGCCCTACGCCTGCCAGCTGTGCCCCAAGCGGTACTACACCTCCAGCGAGCTCTGCGTCCACGGGCGCACGCACTCGGGCGAGAAGCCCTTCCGCTGCCAGCTGTGCCCCAAGGGCTTCTACACGGCCAGCGTGCTGGCCAAGCACCGGCTCACCCACCTGCCCCGCGACCCGGCCGCCACCTACCAGTGCCGCCTGTGCCCGCAGCGGTGCGGCAGCGCCTCCCGCCTGCGCGCCCACGAGCGGCAGCACGCCGGCGAGCC from Chiloscyllium plagiosum isolate BGI_BamShark_2017 unplaced genomic scaffold, ASM401019v2 scaf_25568, whole genome shotgun sequence carries:
- the LOC122545901 gene encoding zinc finger protein 345-like, which translates into the protein PNRFPCPECGKGFACPSHLQRHLRTHTGERPFECFACGKTFATLSHLALHRPRHATHRPFECAVCGRCYPSYPELSAHQRFHTGRRPFPCQLCAKRFYTSSELRVHQQWHTGERPHACSSCGKRFGRLGHLLEHQRIHTGEKPFQCPLCGKRFHSSSNLTRHRRFHSGERPFACGQCGKSFYTSGDLRRHQQTHSGVRPFCCTTCGRAFYRSGDLVKHQRTHTGEKPHGCPVCDKRFYTGSELKIHGRFHTGERPHGCPVCEKRFYTSSELRIHGRTHTGERPFRCANCPKAFYRSSDLAKHQRTHTGIKPYACQLCPKRYYTSSELCVHGRTHSGEKPFRCQLCPKGFYTASVLAKHRLTHLPRDPAATYQCRLCPQRCGSASRLRAHERQHAGEPAFECHVCLRRFHTAGGLSKHRNVHGRAGDRAPAAASSAATPPPPPPPPALPLPSTPPPPPPSTSASPPPPRPLFECGMCKRGFASWAQLLAHQPVHEGERALECALCKQLFVAPPAGKGGQAGEAPGASEPHRCPLCKGRLACYDIGGFGLGLDPLGFEACLQGWQPGLGGSRALGELCDQGGLTHPATWGGGESGTGQ